TGCAACGAACAATCACAACATATTAactaatggaaaagaaaaaaaaaaaaggatagaagAATATAACTAAATACCCCTTGCATGAGCGTGCTCTTCAGTAGAAGAATactttagaaatcaaagaagttttcacttctttgaggtctaaaatactttacttacaaaaaagaagttctTAAAGCAAAAACCTCCAAAACTTCTTTAACGTAAGGGAAGTAGAGAAGTCAAAAAAGAAGAGCCCTTAATTTTGATCTTTtacctctatttatagaggttgggatgcttaaaaaataagctgaatgaGATTAGATATGAATTGGAATGTGTCCTTATCCCTAAAAGGTCAAAAAAGATAGGTTTTATCTCAATCAGGAAGCTCCTGAGCAAGGCCAAGCATTTGGGCCAATTGGAACTTGGGAAGTGCCGATCGGCACTCTAAGAGTGCCGACAGGCCCTCTTGGGTGCCAAGCCCACGTTTGAATTTTGGCCTGATTTAGACtctttttttgaggattttttagCCGGAAATTGCACCTAGACGCGTTTTTGATtcgtattctaaaaattaatccatTTTTCTTGATATACGGGTCTTAAAGTGATAATTATCTTATagataaatatttcaaaaagacTTGATTATCCATAACTTCtttgttatctgattatccacATTATTCCCATGAAAGCAagcctatttttgacactaaccaacaaccaatcattatttaattaattttaattgtttaaccaatcagaattaatttaaattaatcatgcgtgATCAGTTTcacccaaacaaaatgcatgcaaacTGTGAAAACTTAatcttgtgatatctttcaatctgacAGTTCGATTCAAGAATCAAACATTATGATCGTTAGAAtctcaatatcatttttatgaaatacaatgaatgaattaatacatgtaatgcaatcctgaattttgggtatatgaatggtcactCTAGCCATCTtttaagattaaattatggatgcaaaattgagaatctaCACGTGACGACTTGATCCTTCAAGCCCAAACCCACCATTTACCCATCaagcacaaaaaagaaaaaattgttgccCAAATTTAACCATTAAATTAAACCATGCCATTATACAAACTTCAAAACCCAAATCCTAAAatacactcaaaaaaaaaaaaaaaaaaccaaaccctaaagtgccaaaccctaaaaaatcaaaccctaaGCCCGAAAGtcctaaataattcctaaacCTAAGAGTTTCACATCAACTTTTATAATAAACAtgttcaaagccaaaaaaataagagtcttttttttcttcggtCTTTTCTCCTTTGGTTTTTCGTTGGTTCCATCTGTGGTAGGTAATTTGTCATCTTTGTCTCTCCTTTTAAACTCATAGTTGTTGTCCTCATGTTTTTCTTGATTATCTTTAATAAATTGCTTTCTCATAGAAGACATGTCAGCCTCCTTATCCACAATTTTGTTCACCAGCCAGTTAGAATATTCCATGATCATCTTGTGAAAGTGAACCTTAACAAAAGATTAATCCATTCGGTCAGCCATGTCCAAGCCCAACAGCATATTCCCAACTTGAAGACCTGGCACAATCCAATTGGGTTTGGTTGGTTTTAAGATTGGGTTGAGTATTTCTAAACTTAAAGGTTAGGTTGGGGAAGGGATTGGGGCAAAACAAATTTTCTGCAAAATGAAAAGGATGGATCATATGAGAGCTTGTACTGGAGAATCAAAAACATCATTAAGACTGGTATATCCTTCCATCTAAAATCATTTgagaataaaacaaaaggttATCTATCACCTTCACATGGGCTAGtcattttgagaatattatGAAACATCCACGTCAGTTATGGGCAACCCAATGTGATGCATTTAAAGATGTAAGGGACCCATAAATCCAACCCATATTTTGAGTacgagggagaaaaaaaaaattggcattaTCAAATGTGGCTGATCTCCATCTTCAAATGCAAATGCGCAGAGCTCATTTTGCTGCACTTCTTTTCAAACAGTAGTGGGATTTGGTATTTTTGGATTCTACATCTCCTAgtctaaacattaaaaaaaattgttccaaTAACAAGTTCTTTTATTCTATGTTTGCCACAAAACTATAATGCATAGTTGCATACGCATATAGCATGGTCCAATAAGTTAATAAGAGAACTTGACTTTGCATATATTGGCCATACACACAACGCATACTGGAAGGAAGGGAAACAAATTTTGAGATAAATCAAATATCGTTTTATTACAAACAAGGCAAATGGAAGGGAAACTAATCAGCAAAGCACATAATTATAGTTTTAATACAACAAGGCAAATGAAAACAATTTCTGAGATGGAAAATGTTGTATATATGGTGAGGGATAAAATCAAGCTGTTCCCTTGAGTTTCTTTGAAATGCCAGCAAAATACTTTCCCTGGTGGAAAGCTAAGTCCAACTCTAGCTCAGAAGGCTGTCTTGATCCATCCCCGGCATAAGTTCCTGCACCATATGGGGAGCCACCTCTCACCTTCTCCATCTCAAACATGCCAGCTCCAAATGTGTACCCAATGGGCACAAAAATCATTCCATGGTGAACAAGCTGAGTAATGGCTGTCAAGCTGCATAATTTTCCAATAAAAAGCAATAGGACAACAATATGTTAACTTCTTAGTTAAGAGgtatttttcacaaattttttacaCAACTGTTGATATGGTCAATTGTGATTGGTACATATTAACAatacttaaaaattaatagatgcGAAACTTGTGAAATTAAAACTCACGGGGTAGTCTCTTGTCCACCTCCTTGTGATCCAGTGCTATAGAAAAGTCCTGCAGGCTTACCTGCAAGCTCTTGAGTTCTCCATTGTGATCCAGTTGAATCTATAAAGGCTTTAAATTGTGCAGCCATCGTTCCATATCTAGTTGGGAAACCGAAAAGTAAACCATCAGCCCCAGCAAGCTCACGAGGAGTAATGACAGGTACATCACTCTTTGGTGGTGCTCCCAACTTCCCAAGAACTTCATCAGACAATGTCTCGGGTACCTGCAAGAGAGCCAGACATATTTCATCAAGCTAAGACATTCTAATTTTTGCAGTAGACAATACCGATTccatattctaattttttcctGTTTTTCCCCTAGCCAATGTTTCTTGGTAGCAAGCTACAGTAGTGCAGAAACGTTGTTGAATAAGACAGTCCAATTCAATTCTTAGATGCCTTATAGAATCCATGCTAACGAATTAGAACATATATATAGAGAATCAAATATATACGTGCAGATGCCCTTGCCAAATTAGGTACTGGTCAATAGCTATGTATATTCGTTCAATTTGCAACAATTCTATGAACTGTAGTAGCCAATTTTCTCGCTAAGAAATACTATTGAATTACACACCTCAACCTTAGAGTTCAAAAAAAGTAATGACTAAAAAGACAATCACACACCTGCCACAGTTTTGCTTCTACTCCTTCCACGGATTCAGCTCCTTTCTTTATCTGTTCAGCCAGCTTCTCGATATGTCCATAGGTAGAATAGTAACTGCACCATTCATCAGGAAAGTTTCAATTAAATTACTCAGATTTATACTAGTGCAATacactttgaaaattaatgcTGTTATTTCCTAAGTCATGGTCTTcaaacaacaaccaagccttggtctcaaaattttaaagtcAGCTACAAAGAAAGCCAAATTTAAATTTACCTAGTTTTCCAATAGTGATGAATTCATCTTGAAGCATAACAAGACATGAAATAAAAACCATTCCTATAAAGCATTTGGGAGTTGTTAAAACGGAGGATCAAATTGCTGTTCTCATAAGGGAACAGGTGAAGGAAAGGATTGAGAGCGAAGGACCCATATGTGGCAAGAACTAATCTCAATAATGATGAGCACAAATGAGATATGGGACCTCAAGCTCTAAAAAAGGAATGGTCCTCCAATTTTCTTTCAGACATGATTTCAAAAGGTAGTTCAGGTTTCACAATCACGATTTTTTTATTCATGTGTGGCTACTTCATGGCATAATGTAGTCATTTCACTTTAGGGAACCATCTCTAGGAAATTATATGCTACATgaagcatgaaaaatatttggggCCTGGACTATAAATCCGTTTCTTTcggtattatttttattctacaatattagtttttttttttcataatcaaTAAAGAATCTTATTTAAAAGCACGCTGACCTCATCAAAATTTACAGCCAAGGCTAACAAGGTGCATGTGCTTAAGGTTGATTTCTTGTTAATTACATTCTGACTTTCTATGTATTTCTTTTATCATTAGATATGATatgctacaaatttttttgtattttttttagtaaacattGGATATGATGCATTAAAGCTAAAGAAGAACAGCACTGCATCTGCATGTCTTGGTTACACTAAACAATATCTTAGCCTCTTGATGTAATTAATAGAATTGAATTGGCATTACATATGTTAAATTACCTATTGTCCCAAAAAATTAAgttgaaaaattgtgaatttttaatcatttaatcataaGTCTAACACCCTTCTTCACATGTAGGTCTAAACTCTCCCCTTTATTAATAGGGTCCAACACGtgagatttttaacattttaaatgagaggtaaAATTGGAGATAAAGATTGAACTTAAGATCTCCGGCtttaataccatgttaaattaccaattcttTCAAAAGTTTGGTAATTTAACTTTTGAGACAATAAGTAATATAACATGGtaaatttaaatgattaaatttactgTTTTTCAATAACTTATACTTTTGAGAGAATCGACAATTTAAGACTCCATTTGGAAGTTTATAAGgtaatggaatggaatgattataagggaatggaaaaaaaaatagaatgtatttaagcaagggaaatgaatggaaaagaatggaattaagtaatcTTGATTGAATGTTTTAATATAAGCGAATGGAaaggaataaaaatgaatggaatgtaagttaTCTTGTAGGGATAACATAAAGGGAATGGaattgaatcattttataacaatattactatcagacctctattttaaaataaatggttgaatatatatgggtaatttgggagttttaataaaaaaataattaaatctaATATTATTCCCTCTTATTTCTCCCAATTTcgggagaatgaaaatttgagattttaagggaTTGGACTTTCCATTCCTTctattaaaactctcaaacaaaagaaggaaagaatattctaaaattattattttcattcttttttattctatttcatTCCGTCCTCTCAAACGAGGGCTAACATAACAAACTAAAAAGAAGTTGTAAATTGATTATTGAGCTTGAACTTGGCTTCTTCGTTtctaacacccccccccccccccccccccaaaaaaaaattcaggaaTTCCTTTAACATCTACGGATTTCTGCTAGtgcaaaaggtaaaaaaaaatttatcaatgtCAAACAAAGCCTTAAAAGCTCTTTCTCAAGAAACCAAACAGACTTTAGGATATGAAAATAACATTCACAAAACTTGGTCAAGATACAACATACAAAATTTGCCAATATCAAGAAAATCCAATCCGTTCTAATTCAAAAACCCAAtctgttcctttttttttgaaaatccaactcaTCATTTGAGTGTCgagagtttttattttcattatataaattttataaaaaaatgatcgGTTTCTTCTGtatatttacatatatttatatataaaattcaaatttcgaAGCAGAACAACCAAAGCAGAGAATGACATATGTACGTGTACAAGACAAACGAAacaagtgagagagagagagagtggttCTTACACAATATAAACTTTGGTAGCCATTAATCAACAATGGAGTCCTTTAGTCTTTGTATCAAAAATGGAGTCCTTTAGTCTCAGTCTGTGTCTCTGTGTATCAGTGTGGGTGAtaccgtaccgtaccggccggtacggccggtatatACCGTGCCGGCCAATGAACCGGTACAAGTACACCCCTGTTTCGTACCGGagaaaataccggccgtaccggccgcaTACCGGCTGTACCGGCGAAATTCGGCTGTTTCGGCCGGTAAATGGATACCGGACCGAAACACAAAAATTCTCATTTGCAAGGATAGAAAACAGAGGAgaaggagaaaatgaagaacaaaacTCACTATTTGCTTCTCATCAGAAAATAACGGTGAAGCACAAAATTGACGAAGCTCTCAATCAAAATATAAACTccaatcacaattttaaaactaatcaaattagaacaaaaaaaaaaaaaagaaagaacaaaactgACCCATCTGAGCCTCGGTGGGGAGGAGGACCTGCGGTGGTGTAGACGAAAAGAGCTGGAGATGAAgtggaagagaagaaaagaaaaaagaaaagtgaagagaGCTCCGGTGGAGTAGacgaagagaagaaaagaaaaaagaaatgtggaGAGCTCCGGTGGAGTAGacgaagagaagagaagagaaggaaaaaagaaaaaaaagaaaagaaaaggaaagtgaAGTCCAGAGAGTACtagagaacaaaagaaaaaagaaaagtggagaTACAGCTAATGGAAAggtgtggtggagaaaaaaagaggaaagaaaaaagaaaaaaaaaatgtgtggatGAGCTGAATTCAGTTGTTCTTTTCAGCTTTGGTTTTTGACCCAATGTGATGTGACATAACATACACGTATTGCCGAATTGTCATTGCATtgcaacaaatttatatttgaaagaATGTTAATATtacaacattttaaacaatttttgtcataatttgtTGTGTAAAAAGTTGTAAGTGATGAAAATGTGAACCCACATACACCCACAAATT
The sequence above is drawn from the Castanea sativa cultivar Marrone di Chiusa Pesio chromosome 5, ASM4071231v1 genome and encodes:
- the LOC142634047 gene encoding putative NAD(P)H dehydrogenase (quinone) FQR1-like 1, with translation MATKVYIVYYSTYGHIEKLAEQIKKGAESVEGVEAKLWQVPETLSDEVLGKLGAPPKSDVPVITPRELAGADGLLFGFPTRYGTMAAQFKAFIDSTGSQWRTQELAGKPAGLFYSTGSQGGGQETTPLTAITQLVHHGMIFVPIGYTFGAGMFEMEKVRGGSPYGAGTYAGDGSRQPSELELDLAFHQGKYFAGISKKLKGTA